The Neisseria subflava DNA window AAACGGCCGTACGATTGGAAATCGGGTTCGCGTCCCAATACGGTTCCCAAATCGAAACGGAAGCCGTCAACATGAAACTCTTCAGCCCAATAGCGCAGGCTGTCTGCCGCCCAACGGGTAACGTCGCGCCGGACAATATTGAGCGTATTGCCGCAACCCGACCAGTTTTCATAATTGCCGTAAGGGGTGTGCCAATACCATAAGGTGTTGTCGATACCGCGCTGACACAGCATCGGGCCTTTGTCGTCCTGTTCTGCCGTGTGGTTGTACACGACATCCAAAATCACTTCCAAACCTGCCTGATGCAGGGCTTTGACCGCTTGTTTAAACTCCGCCGCCGCACGCTCGGGATTGTCGGCATAAGACGGCTCGACGGCAAAATGAGAATAAGTGTTGTAGCCCCAATAATTGCTCAAGCCCATCTGCTGAAGATGGTATTCGTCCAGATGATAATGAATCGGCAGCAGCTCGACCGTTGTTACCCCCAACTCTTGCAAATAGGCCAAAACCCGTTTATCGCACAAGGCCTTATAAGTGCCTGCATATTTCAAATCGGGGAATTGCTTGGTAAACCCTTTGACATGGGCTTCATAAATAACGGTTTTGCCCCACGGTATTTCCGGACGGCAATCTTTGGCCCAATTGAATCGACTGCGTCCGATCACGACGCTTTTCGGCGCAACGGCGGCATTGTCGCGTTCATCTTCCGGTCTGAACCATGCCATTTCTTCGGCGGTACGGTAGCTTGGTTTGCCGTCAATTTTTTTGGAATACGGGTCAATCAGCAATTTGTTGGGATTAAAACATGAGCCGTATTCTGCGTTTTCACGTCCATACACGCGAAAACCGTATCGCTGCCCTGCCTTAACGTCCGGCACAAATCCGTAAAATACCGAACCGCGCCGCGAAGGCATCTCCAAACGGGTTTCTTTATCCTTATCAAACAGACACAATTCGACCTTTTCGGCATTGATGGAAAACAAGGTGAAATTCGCGCCCTTGCTTGTCAGGGTCGCGCCCATGGGATAAGGCTTGCCTTCCTCGATATGCCATGATTTGGCAGTCATAGAATGATTCCTTGGTATGTATTTGGTTTCGTGTCCAATATAAGGCCGTCTGAAAATCTTTCAGACGGCCTTGAGTCATATTGATATCACTATCTTTTAATTTTCAGCTGATTAGGCAGGCATGATACCCACCCTCAAAGTTGATTTACGCTTCGTCTTTGAGTGCCGCCTGATACAGGTAAACGGTTGCCAAAGGCGGTACGGTAACAGACAAGGAATTTGGTTTGCCATGCGACCAAACTTCTTCTGTCTCCACCGTTGCGCCGGTAGAAACGCCGCTGCCTTTGTAATGCAGGTCGTCTGAATTGAGGATTTCGCGGTATTCGCCGGCAGAATTCACGCCGAAACGGTAGCCTTCGCGTACCACAGGCGTGAAGTTGCTGATCACAATAACGCGGTTGCCTTCACGGTCGCGGCGCTCGAAGACGAATACGGAATTGTCGCCGTCATCTGCAACCAGCCACTCAAAGCCTTCAGACCATTGGTCTAATTGGTAAAGCGGCGCGTTGTCTTTATAGACATGGTTCAATTCGCGTACGAAGTCTTGTACGCCTTTGTGCCAGCCGCCATCTTGCTCCAGCAAGAACCAATCCAGTCCTTCGTTGTAGTTCCACTCGCGGCCTTGTGCAAACTCGTTGCCCATAAACAAGAGTTTTTTGCCGGGGAAGCCGTACATAAAGCCGTAGTAGGCGCGCAGGTTGGCAAATTGTTGCCAGCAGTCGCCGGGCATACGTCCGAGCAGCGAACGTTTGCCGTGCACGACTTCATCGTGTGAAAGCGGCAGGACAAAGTTTTCGCTGTACTGGTACATCATGCCGAAAGTCATTTTGTTGTGGTGATATTTGCGGTTGATGGGGTCTTCCATCATGTAACGCAACGTATCGTTCATCCAGCCCATATTCCATTTGAAGCTGAAGTTCAAACCTTCTTGACGGGTGACGTTAGCGAATGAAGTAGATTCTTCGGCAATTTCAGTCGCAGCTGGAACCTCCTCTTTCAACATGGTGTTGGTATCACGCAGGAAAGCGATGGCTTCGAGGTTTTCATGGCCGCCGTATTGGTTCGGAATCCACTCGCCGTCTTTGCGCGAATAGTTGCGGTAAATCATCGAAGCAACCGCATCAACGCGGATACCGTCAAAGCCGAAACGTTCTATCCAATACAAAGCATTGCCTTGCAGGAAGTTTTTCACTTCGTTTCTGCCGAAGTTGTAAATCAAGGTGTTCCAGTCTTGGTGGTAGCCTTCGCGCGGGTCGGCGTGTTCGTACAGCGCGGTGCCGTCAAATTTGGCCAAGCCGTGATCGTCGGTCGGGAAATGGCCGACCACCCAGTCGAGGATAACGCTGATGCCTGCGTCGTGCGCGGCTTTAATCAATGCACGCAATTCTTCCGGCGAACCGAAACGGCTGGTCGGCGCATACAAACCGGTTGCCTGATAGCCCCATGAGCCGTCAAACGGATATTCGGAAACAGGCAAAAACTCGATATGGGTAAAGCCCATGTCTTTGACGTATGCCACCAGCTCTTTGGCCAACTCTTCATAAGTCAGCCAAAAATTGTTTTCCGGATTGCGTTTCCACGAGCCCAAATGCACTTCATAAATGCTGATAGGCGCATCAATGGCGTTGGCACAGGCGCGGAAAGCAGGTTCTTCCACTTCGTCAGGCAAGCCGCGCACGATAGATGCCGTGGTTGGACGCAGTTCCGCACCGAAAGCATACGGGTCGGCTTTTTCACGTACATTACCGTTGGCATCGCGGATTTCAAATTTGTAGAGGGCATTGAGTTTGACTGCAGGAATAAAGATGTCCCAAATGCCGTTGTCGCGATGGAAACGCATCACATGGCGGCGGCCATCCCAGTTATTAAATTCGCCGATGACGGAAACGCGTTGCGCATTGGGCGCCCATACGGCAAAGCGTACGCCCTTCACGCCGTCCAACTCGGCAAAATGTGCGCCTAAAGTCTCATAAGGACGCAGGTGTTTGCCTTCGGCCAACAGCCAGGAATCCATGTCTTGCAACGCAGAGCTGAAATGATAAGGGTCTTCTTCAATCACTGGCTCGGAATCTTCGGTATAACGGATACTCAAAGCGTAATCGGGCGCATCATCAGGCAAAACGGCCACAAAGAAACCGCGTTCATCAATTTTTTCAGACGGCACGATGAGTTCGCCGCTGCGGCGGTTCACGATATCCACGCTTACTGCGCCGGGAATCAAAACGCGTACTACTTCATCGCCCTCTGCAAGGCGGTGTCGTCCCAGATAAGCGAACAAATCGCTGTGGGTGGCAAGAAACAGGCTTTCGACCGTATCGCGCTCGATTTGGTCAAGTTCATGATAAGCCTTGATTTGGCTGTTTGTTTTCATGCGTACCTCGTCAATAATGGCAAGTTGGCCGCCCATGAGGCGGTGTTGTAGGAAATCTTCCAAAGAAACCGGCATTTTTTGCGCCCAGTTCGGATAGCCTTCGGTTACACCCGGGACATTCAGATTGTCGATGACGCCCAGCAGGTTTTCCAGTTGTACGGCGTAAAGTTTGCTGCGGCTCAATGCGCCGTATTTATGCAAAGCCCCCAGCAAGATTTCATCGGCTTTTGCCGGCATTTGTACGTCTGCACCCAGACAGCCGGTTTCTTTCAATTTATCCAGCAAATCGGCTTTATCGTGTTCGCGCTCGTCCAAGGCCGTCTGAAAAGCGGCTACATCAGGCAAAGTACCGAGCTTGAACATCGTATCCAAATCTTTGCCTATCCAATAA harbors:
- the glgX gene encoding glycogen debranching protein GlgX → MTAKSWHIEEGKPYPMGATLTSKGANFTLFSINAEKVELCLFDKDKETRLEMPSRRGSVFYGFVPDVKAGQRYGFRVYGRENAEYGSCFNPNKLLIDPYSKKIDGKPSYRTAEEMAWFRPEDERDNAAVAPKSVVIGRSRFNWAKDCRPEIPWGKTVIYEAHVKGFTKQFPDLKYAGTYKALCDKRVLAYLQELGVTTVELLPIHYHLDEYHLQQMGLSNYWGYNTYSHFAVEPSYADNPERAAAEFKQAVKALHQAGLEVILDVVYNHTAEQDDKGPMLCQRGIDNTLWYWHTPYGNYENWSGCGNTLNIVRRDVTRWAADSLRYWAEEFHVDGFRFDLGTVLGREPDFQSYGRFFQVLYQDPVLAGLKLIVEAWDIGEGGYHLGNFPQPFAEWNGRFRDDMRAFWSWESGNLGAFAERLAGSSDIFNHSGRHPSASINFITAHDGFTLRDLVSYNEKHNEANGENNRDGHNENISYNHGVEGETDDEEVLLNREYTSKALLASLFLSNGTPMLLAGDEFGNSQQGNNNSYCQDNPITWLDWQNESHMLQNYTQELIRVRSQIKLLTDDCWWQKERVQWLNADSSPMTEYCWHNRGSKAIQVVLDDEWLLLVNAKRSRQLFNLPQGNWEISCVPSEKFNYEESGKCVVEHMGIWILHKTN
- the glgB gene encoding 1,4-alpha-glucan branching protein GlgB; the encoded protein is MSETLEQQAVEAGIDLGYHDINGTYHATKPEVLESIVAILDKSKPDSDGLYLNTMVAHENGEESLQMPSKFHGAEAVVLINEADECQTLTLYPGDNDTLWIKLPQLTCGYYTLSAETDGKCCLVRLIVAPESVYQPKLLANGGRMNGLTMHLYSLRSERNWGIGDFTDLLNLMKYAAEKKLDFVGINPLHALFTSKPAFASPYSPSSREWLNPIYLDIEKVGAFTYNEQLKNWLAQPKIRQRIAALRVTETVTYTAVWACKRDALQMAFNAFEQDTCEAAVNERAAFEAFVLEKGKALQGFGLFEALDQYYSRPGQVGWQSWPSEFHQPDGEAVEKFALSHEREIRFYMWLQWLCAKQLQEVNQAAAEYGVKLGIYGDLAVGVARGSADTWLNRQDYCMDVSVGAPPDPLGPTGQNWNLPPLNPSMLKHTGYEKFAHLLRENMRLYGVLRIDHVMALCRLWWVLNDKTADFGAYVHYDAEVTFAILALESQRNRCVIIGEDLGTVPDQARYLLNRYQVFSYKVMYFSKGWNGFQLPEEYPEQAITVISTHDVAPLAGYWIGKDLDTMFKLGTLPDVAAFQTALDEREHDKADLLDKLKETGCLGADVQMPAKADEILLGALHKYGALSRSKLYAVQLENLLGVIDNLNVPGVTEGYPNWAQKMPVSLEDFLQHRLMGGQLAIIDEVRMKTNSQIKAYHELDQIERDTVESLFLATHSDLFAYLGRHRLAEGDEVVRVLIPGAVSVDIVNRRSGELIVPSEKIDERGFFVAVLPDDAPDYALSIRYTEDSEPVIEEDPYHFSSALQDMDSWLLAEGKHLRPYETLGAHFAELDGVKGVRFAVWAPNAQRVSVIGEFNNWDGRRHVMRFHRDNGIWDIFIPAVKLNALYKFEIRDANGNVREKADPYAFGAELRPTTASIVRGLPDEVEEPAFRACANAIDAPISIYEVHLGSWKRNPENNFWLTYEELAKELVAYVKDMGFTHIEFLPVSEYPFDGSWGYQATGLYAPTSRFGSPEELRALIKAAHDAGISVILDWVVGHFPTDDHGLAKFDGTALYEHADPREGYHQDWNTLIYNFGRNEVKNFLQGNALYWIERFGFDGIRVDAVASMIYRNYSRKDGEWIPNQYGGHENLEAIAFLRDTNTMLKEEVPAATEIAEESTSFANVTRQEGLNFSFKWNMGWMNDTLRYMMEDPINRKYHHNKMTFGMMYQYSENFVLPLSHDEVVHGKRSLLGRMPGDCWQQFANLRAYYGFMYGFPGKKLLFMGNEFAQGREWNYNEGLDWFLLEQDGGWHKGVQDFVRELNHVYKDNAPLYQLDQWSEGFEWLVADDGDNSVFVFERRDREGNRVIVISNFTPVVREGYRFGVNSAGEYREILNSDDLHYKGSGVSTGATVETEEVWSHGKPNSLSVTVPPLATVYLYQAALKDEA